A genomic window from Emys orbicularis isolate rEmyOrb1 chromosome 8, rEmyOrb1.hap1, whole genome shotgun sequence includes:
- the DR1 gene encoding protein Dr1, giving the protein MASSSGNDDDLTIPRAAINKMIKETLPNVRVANDARELVVNCCTEFIHLISSEANEICNKSEKKTISPEHVIQALESLGFGSYISEVKEVLQECKTVALKRRKASSRLENLGIPEEELLRQQQELFAKARQQQAELAQQEWLQMQQAAQQAQLAAASASASNQAGSSQDEDDEDDI; this is encoded by the exons ATGGCTTCGTCGTCTGGAAACGACGACGACCTCACCATCCCTAGAGCTGCTATTAACAAGATGATCAAAGAAACTCTCCCCAATGTCCGGGTGGCTAATGATGCCCGGGAGCTGGTGGTCAACTGCTGCACTGAATTCATCCACCTCATCTCCTCGGAGGCCAATGAGATCTGTAACAAGTCTGAGAAGAAAACCATCTCCCCAGAGCATGTCATACAAG caCTAGAAAGCTTGGGTTTTGGCTCCTATATCAGTGAGGTAAAAGAAGTCTTACAAGAGTGCAAAACAGTAGCACTAAAAAGAAGAAAGGCCAGTTCTCGTTTGGAAAATCTTGGCATTCCTGAAGAAGAACTTCTAAGGCAGCAACAGGAGTTATTTGCAAAA GCTAGACAGCAGCAAGCAGAACTGGCCCAGCAGGAATGGCTACAGATGCAACAAGCAGCCCAACAAGCACAGCTTGCTGCTGCGTCAGCCAGTGCATCCAATCAGGCAGGATCCTCTCAGGATGAAGATGATGAAGATGATATCTGA